From the genome of Deltaproteobacteria bacterium:
TGTCGGTGGCGACGCTTGCCACGCTCTGCCTGTTCGGCGCCGCGACCGGCAAATCGGCCCAGATTCCCCTCTACGTCTGGCTCCCCGACGCGATGGCCGGCCCGACTCCCGTCTCTGCGCTCATCCATGCCGCCACGATGGTGACCGCAGGCGTGTTCATGATCGGACGGCTCAACATGCTGTTTGCCGTATCGCCGGCGACGCTGACGGTGATCGCCATCGTTGCCACGGCGACGGCCTTCTTCAGTGCCACAATCGGCATCACGCAGTACGACATCAAGAAGGTGCTGGCCTACTCGACGGTCTCCCAGCTCGGCTTCATGTTCATGGGCATGGCGACCGGCGCCTTCTGGGCCGGCATCTTCCACCTGATGACCCACGCCTTCTTCAAGGCCTGCCTCTTCCTCGGCTCCGGTTCGGTCATCATGGGCAACCACCACGAACAGGACATGCGCAAATACGGCGGCCTGAAGCGTCTGATGCCCGTCACCTATGCGACCTTCGGCCTGGCGACGCTCGCCATCGCCGGTATCCCGCCCTTCGCCGGGTTCTTCTCCAAGGACGAAATCCTCCACAAGATGTGGGGCTCGCACCATTTCGGCTTCGGCCCTGAAATGCCGCTCCCGCATCTGGGCAAGATACTGTTCTTCGTGGGCCTTGCCGCCGCCGCCATGACCGCCTTCTACATGACGCGGCAGGTGTGCATGACCTTCTTCGGCGAGAACCGCGCCGATCCGAAGGTCCGCGACCACATCCACGAATCGCCGCGCAGCGTGACCATCCCACTGGTCGTGCTCGCATTCCTCTCCGTGTTTGGCGGTTTCCTTGGCTTCTTCTTCGTGCCGGGCTGGAACGTGCTGGAGCACTTCCTGGAGCCGGTCATGCCGGGCATGCACCACATCTGGGGCGATTACCACGCCCATGCCGGCGAAGCGGTCCTGTTCGCCGTCATATCGGTGGCGGTAGCCGGAAGCTCGATTCTCGCCGCCCGGGCCATTTACACGAAGAAGCCCGAAACGGCCGACAATTTCGTCAGGAAGTTCCCCAACCTCCACAGCGTGGTTTACCGGAAATACCTCGTGGACGAGGGGTACGACGCCACGTTCGTTTCGGGAACGATGGGGCTTTCACGCCTGTCGGCATGGTTCGACAGCACGATCGTTGACGGACTGGTGAACCTTGCCGGCCGGCTGGTGCGGGGACTCCGCCAGGTCGCCGGATGGTTCGACCGGGTGGTTGTTGACAAGATTGGGGTTGAGGGGACCGCCTGGGTTAGCCAGACGTTTGGTTCCCTCTTCCGCCAGTTCCAGACCGGACGCATCCAGACGTACATCGTCTTTGTGATGGCGTGCCTCATACTGGCACTGGCATTTCTGATCGCTGATTTCGGGCGCCTGATGACCACTGCGGTCTCGGGACCTGTGAACTGATTCTGGCTGCGGGAGACAGCGGGCACATGGTACCAGCAAACGTCCTATCCATCATCACGTTCTTGCCGCTCGTGGGAGCGCTTGTCGTGCTCTGCATCCCATCCTCACAGCGTGACGCGATCCGCTATACGGCAGTCCTCGCGACCGCCGTGCCGTTCCTGCTCACGCTGATGATGCTGCCGTCGTTCAATCCTGGCGCCGGCACCAATGTGCGCGAAGGGCTCCAGTTCATCGAGAACTACGCATGGATCACCACCTACGGCATCCGCTACCACGTTGGCGTGGACGGGCTTTCCATGCCGCTCGTGGTCCTGACCGGACTTGTCGCCCTGTTCTCGGTCATCGCCTCATGGGGTATCACCAAGGCGATCAAGGCCTACTTTGCACTCCTGCTGTTCCTCACGACCGGAATGTATGGCGTTTTCGTCGCCCTCGACTTCTTCCTGTTCTACGTGTTCTGGGAAGTGATGCTGCTGCCGATGTATTTCCTCATCGGCATCTGGGGCGGTCCACGCAAGGAATACGCCGCCATCAAGTTCTTCCTGTATACGCTGGCCGGCTCGGTACTGATGCTGCTGGCGCTCATCGCCCTGTATCTCCAGAGTTCCCCCAACACCTTCGACCTCCTGGAACTGATGGCCCAGCACAAGTCGTTCACCCGGAACTTCAGCGCCTTCGGCTACATCGTTCCGCTGAGCAAGGTGCTGTTCGTCGGGCTTTTCATCGGATTTGCCATCAAGGTTCCCTGCTTCCCGTTCCATACATGGCTTCCCGACGCCCACGTCGAGGCGCCAACCCCGGTATCGGTCATCCTGGCCGCCGTGCTGCTGAAGATGGGCACCTACGGCATCATGCGCATCTGCCTGCCGCTCCTTCCGGATGCCGCCCTGTGGTTTGCTCCCACGCTGGCCCTGCTGGGCGTCATCAACATCGTCTACGGCGCCCTGTGCGCCATGGCACAGACGGACATGAAGAAACTCGTGGCGTATTCGTCGGTCTCCCACATGGGTTACTGCCTCCTCGCCATTGCCGCCTCCAACGAGATGGGACTCACGGCCGCGTCGTTCCAGATGTTCTCCCACGGAATCGTCAGCGCCCAGCTCTTCCTCCTCGTCGGCGTCATCTATGACCGAGCCCACCACCGTCAGATTGACGGTTTCGGCGGCATCGCCCAGCAGATGCCGGTCTACACGGCGTTCGCCGGACTGGCGTTCTTTGCCAACCTCGGACTTCCCGGCCTGATCGGCTTCCCCGGCGAGGCGCTCACTTTCCTGAGCGCGTTCAAGCCCTTCATGGGATACACCGTGATCGCCATTACCGGTGTCATCCTGACGGCTGCGTTCTGCCTCTGGATGCTCCAGCGGGTATTCCTGGGCCCGAAGAACCCCAAATACGATACCCTTCCGGAGATCACCCTCCGGGAGAAGCTCACGCTGGTACCGTTTGCGGTGCTGACCATCCTGTTTGGTTTCTATCCGGCGCCGCTCTTCAAGCTGATGAACCCGGCCATGGTGAACCTGGCCTCCTGGCTCCGCCCCTAATACTTGAGAGGATACCGGCAAACCCCTAACGCCCCAGGAACCACCGACCGAACATGGAACTGATACCAGTAACTGAAATCCTGAGCGGGACGCTCTTCATCCGGACCGAGATCTGGCTGACGGCGGGCATCCTCGTGCTGCTGCTCCTCAGCATGTCGCCGAAGCTGACCGCGCAGCGCGACCTGATGGGATATACCGCCCTCTTTTTCCTCGTGAGCGGGTGCTTTGTCCTCTACTACACGAACGTCCGCCAGCTTCCGCTTTACTATCCGCAGCAGTCCGCGGGCCCCCTGGACATGGGCAACGACAACCGGATGCTGTTCGTTGACCGGCTGGGCAACTTCTTCAAGTTCGTGCTGCTGCTGTCGGGAGCCGGGGCCGTGCTCGTATCCATGCGCTCGAAGCAGCTCCTGAAGCATTTCCACGCCGAGATTCACGCCCTCATACTCACGCTCGTCATCGGCGGCATGCTTATGGTCTCCTCGATGGACCTGCTGATGATCTATCTCGCCATCGAGTTCGTCTCGATCATCTCGTACCTGATGCCGGGCATGCAGAAGGCCAGTCCCCATGCGGCCGAAGCGAACGCCAAATACATGCTCTACGGCGGCGTGACTTCCGGCTTCATGATCTTCGGCATGAGCTACCTGTACGGGATCACCGGCTCCACCAGCATCTTCGAGATCCGTGACGCAATTCTGGTCAGCCCGAACAAGACCTCGGCGCTGCTCGGCGTGATCCTGTTCATGTCCGGTCTAGGGTACAAGATATCAATTGTCCCCTTCCACTTCTGGGCGCCGGACGTTTACCAGGGCGCTCCAACTCCCGTGACGGCCTTCTTCAGTGTCGCCCCCAAGGCCGCCGGTTTCGGCCTCCTGATCCGGGTGGTCGACTCCATGCTGACCACGCAGAACCCGATGACAAGCCTCCCTATCCCGGCCATGGCACGGGCGGAAAATCCCGTGCCGCTCGCCATTCCGCTCCCTGGTGTCGACTGGATGCCGCTTCTGTTCTGGAGCGCGATTTTCACCATGATCATCGGCAATCTGGCCGCCATGGGACAGAAATCCGCAAAGCGGATGCTTGCCTACTCCTCGATCGCACATGCGGGCTACATGCTGATGGGCATTGTGGTCCTGACACCGCGCGGCTATGCGTCAGTGACGCTGTACCTCGCCATCTACGCCATCATGAACCTCGGTGCCTTCTTCGTCGTGCAAATGGTCGAGGAAGCCCGCCGGTCAGACGATATCAGCGCCTTCAAGGGCCTCCTGCGGTCTTCCCCCTGGCTGGCCGTCGCGATGTGCATATTCCTCTTCTCGCTGACCGGCCTGCCGCCCTTCTCGGGCTTTGTGGGCAAGTTTTTCGTGTTCGCGGCCGTGGTTAACGAATACGTCCGGCTGAAGGATCCGAAGTTCCTGTATCTTGCGCTGGTGGGCGTGCTGACCTCTGTCGTCTCGCTCTTTTACTACGCCCGGATCGTGATCTCGATGATGGAAGGGGCG
Proteins encoded in this window:
- a CDS encoding NADH-quinone oxidoreductase subunit M; amino-acid sequence: MVPANVLSIITFLPLVGALVVLCIPSSQRDAIRYTAVLATAVPFLLTLMMLPSFNPGAGTNVREGLQFIENYAWITTYGIRYHVGVDGLSMPLVVLTGLVALFSVIASWGITKAIKAYFALLLFLTTGMYGVFVALDFFLFYVFWEVMLLPMYFLIGIWGGPRKEYAAIKFFLYTLAGSVLMLLALIALYLQSSPNTFDLLELMAQHKSFTRNFSAFGYIVPLSKVLFVGLFIGFAIKVPCFPFHTWLPDAHVEAPTPVSVILAAVLLKMGTYGIMRICLPLLPDAALWFAPTLALLGVINIVYGALCAMAQTDMKKLVAYSSVSHMGYCLLAIAASNEMGLTAASFQMFSHGIVSAQLFLLVGVIYDRAHHRQIDGFGGIAQQMPVYTAFAGLAFFANLGLPGLIGFPGEALTFLSAFKPFMGYTVIAITGVILTAAFCLWMLQRVFLGPKNPKYDTLPEITLREKLTLVPFAVLTILFGFYPAPLFKLMNPAMVNLASWLRP
- the nuoL gene encoding NADH-quinone oxidoreductase subunit L; amino-acid sequence: MSDAVHAVKLAEAGYLWLVPAIPALGAAVLALFGRRLEYPGKDAPPWGNDPARWDWHAHDHHGHDSPAGHGHDSHGSHGHGDHGHGDHGHDDHDHGHHGLAPGQSQGGMNVVNAIANAAIWIPFLITCYAAFQIATLPEGVVGLHNHLYQWLFIGKFSADMAFVADRLSILPMFLVTGVGGLIHIYSMGYMAHDENHWRFMAYLNMFCCAMLLLVMGDNLFIMFIGWEGVGLASYCLIGFWHKEMANATAAIKAFVVNRVGDFFFVIGVALIWWNTGTLNFFEINAQAGNLAQTAVGVGAMSVATLATLCLFGAATGKSAQIPLYVWLPDAMAGPTPVSALIHAATMVTAGVFMIGRLNMLFAVSPATLTVIAIVATATAFFSATIGITQYDIKKVLAYSTVSQLGFMFMGMATGAFWAGIFHLMTHAFFKACLFLGSGSVIMGNHHEQDMRKYGGLKRLMPVTYATFGLATLAIAGIPPFAGFFSKDEILHKMWGSHHFGFGPEMPLPHLGKILFFVGLAAAAMTAFYMTRQVCMTFFGENRADPKVRDHIHESPRSVTIPLVVLAFLSVFGGFLGFFFVPGWNVLEHFLEPVMPGMHHIWGDYHAHAGEAVLFAVISVAVAGSSILAARAIYTKKPETADNFVRKFPNLHSVVYRKYLVDEGYDATFVSGTMGLSRLSAWFDSTIVDGLVNLAGRLVRGLRQVAGWFDRVVVDKIGVEGTAWVSQTFGSLFRQFQTGRIQTYIVFVMACLILALAFLIADFGRLMTTAVSGPVN
- a CDS encoding NADH-quinone oxidoreductase subunit N, encoding MELIPVTEILSGTLFIRTEIWLTAGILVLLLLSMSPKLTAQRDLMGYTALFFLVSGCFVLYYTNVRQLPLYYPQQSAGPLDMGNDNRMLFVDRLGNFFKFVLLLSGAGAVLVSMRSKQLLKHFHAEIHALILTLVIGGMLMVSSMDLLMIYLAIEFVSIISYLMPGMQKASPHAAEANAKYMLYGGVTSGFMIFGMSYLYGITGSTSIFEIRDAILVSPNKTSALLGVILFMSGLGYKISIVPFHFWAPDVYQGAPTPVTAFFSVAPKAAGFGLLIRVVDSMLTTQNPMTSLPIPAMARAENPVPLAIPLPGVDWMPLLFWSAIFTMIIGNLAAMGQKSAKRMLAYSSIAHAGYMLMGIVVLTPRGYASVTLYLAIYAIMNLGAFFVVQMVEEARRSDDISAFKGLLRSSPWLAVAMCIFLFSLTGLPPFSGFVGKFFVFAAVVNEYVRLKDPKFLYLALVGVLTSVVSLFYYARIVISMMEGAAQDEEAHEGHGHVRAEKAAELPPVKPGLFEYGVLYGLFVLPTVFIIVKFDMLKRLTDSAIYLFGN